Part of the Flavobacterium sp. KS-LB2 genome is shown below.
TTCAAGTCTAAAAAAATTGTGATTCAAGATAAGGATTTTTCGAAACCTTTGTTTGAGGTTAATTTAGATACGCAAACGACCTTGTTAAAAGAAGTTCTCGTGAAGCGCAAAGCAGAGCTGAAACCAATAAAAGGAAATACGCAAGGTATTGTTGATTTACAGTTTTTTGACGATGCAAAATCTTCACCAGTAAATAGAACAATGCCATCGGATGGGAGTATAGAAAACGGAATGGATTTTGTTAGAATTTATAAAATGGTTTCTAAATTGTTCACGAAGGATTCAGCTAAAAAAATCGATTTGGATTCTAATTTAGATTTTTCTAATGTTGTTTCTAAAGGAATTGATACGTATTTTTTTACCAATACCTTGAAGTTGAAAAATGAAGAAATTGGACTTTTTCTGGATTATTGCGAGAATGATTCAAAATCAAAAAGCCTTTTGAAACAAGAAGACGAATTTTTACTAATTGATTTTTTAATCACCAAGAACGAAGAGTTTAAAAGAATTACTACTTTTGAAAAATGAAATCGCCATGATTTCAGAATACAAATACTATTGAAGAATGGCGATGCCATATTCCGAAAAAAAAATAAATAGAATCTTCGAATGAAAAAAACAATCTTAATTACTTTTTTTGGGTTATTATTTTTAACGTTGACCTCTTTTAGTGTACATAAATTTTATGTAGCATTATATCAAGTTAATTATGCTCCCCAAAAGAAAATGCTTCAAATTACCGCTCGTATTTTTGTTGATGATTTGAATAGCGCAGTAGGAAAAAAATATGCTAAAAAAGTCAATTTGGGTTCTGAAAAAGAAACCGATGAGGATTTAATTTTATTGAAAAAGTATTTAAACGAAAAATTCTCTATTAAAATTAATGGACAATCTAAAGCTATTAATTTTTTAAGTAAAGAAATGGAAGGAGACGTACTTATCTGTTATTTAAGTATGAAGGAGATTCCTAAAGTTAATTCATTAGAGATTTATAACGCAGTTATCACAGAAGGAAATTCAGAGCAACAGAATATTATGCATTTTAACGTGAGTGGGATAAAAAACACCTTACTTTTTACAGAATCTACATCAAAGGGAATGTTAAAATATGAATAAATTAAGATAAATGTATTTTTAATTATTATTTTCACGCACTGAATAACCAGATTTCTACCTATGAAAAAAATCACCTTATTATTACTGC
Proteins encoded:
- a CDS encoding DUF6702 family protein, whose translation is MKKTILITFFGLLFLTLTSFSVHKFYVALYQVNYAPQKKMLQITARIFVDDLNSAVGKKYAKKVNLGSEKETDEDLILLKKYLNEKFSIKINGQSKAINFLSKEMEGDVLICYLSMKEIPKVNSLEIYNAVITEGNSEQQNIMHFNVSGIKNTLLFTESTSKGMLKYE